In Phycisphaeraceae bacterium, a genomic segment contains:
- a CDS encoding YceI family protein codes for MNARVLIVGAILLVGVVVAADHSLAKSHIAKAESQSAEFTVDPSHSVILFKIRHFGVTNFYGRVNNPTGKFLLVDEPGASFVEIEVQTKFIDGGNDARNKFLAGPDFFNPREHPTATFKSREIKRIDESTWEAVGTFKMRGVDVPLTVQLRQYAEVSTSRFGYRAGFEATFVVSRSTFGMTTHLEENMLSDAVEITVSVAGARAS; via the coding sequence ATGAATGCACGAGTTCTCATCGTCGGGGCGATTCTGCTGGTTGGTGTTGTAGTGGCTGCCGATCACAGCTTGGCCAAGTCACACATCGCCAAAGCAGAATCACAGTCAGCCGAATTCACGGTCGATCCGTCGCATTCCGTGATCCTGTTCAAGATCCGACACTTCGGCGTGACCAATTTCTACGGGCGTGTCAATAATCCTACGGGCAAGTTTCTGCTCGTCGACGAACCCGGCGCGAGCTTTGTCGAAATCGAAGTGCAGACCAAGTTCATCGATGGTGGCAACGACGCGCGCAACAAGTTCCTGGCAGGACCCGACTTCTTCAACCCTCGCGAGCATCCGACCGCAACGTTCAAGAGCCGCGAGATCAAACGCATCGACGAATCCACCTGGGAAGCGGTCGGCACGTTCAAGATGCGCGGCGTTGATGTGCCCCTCACGGTGCAGTTGCGACAGTACGCCGAGGTCTCGACGAGCCGCTTTGGCTATCGCGCGGGGTTTGAAGCCACATTTGTCGTCAGTCGCAGCACATTTGGCATGACCACACATCTTGAAGAAAACATGCTCAGCGATGCTGTGGAAATCACGGTCTCGGTCGCGGGCGCGCGAGCTTCGTGA
- the ccoS gene encoding cbb3-type cytochrome oxidase assembly protein CcoS, which produces MSVLFLLIPLALLLGIAALVACIWSLRQGQYDDLDTPPMRMLFEDVQPRTPNGLPNSSNPRNEVVPPRPDTHHDRASLAPKHLDTRRIDERYT; this is translated from the coding sequence ATGAGCGTGCTTTTTCTGCTCATCCCGCTTGCGCTTCTCCTGGGCATCGCAGCGCTTGTCGCTTGTATCTGGTCGCTCAGGCAGGGCCAGTACGACGACCTCGATACCCCACCGATGCGCATGCTGTTCGAGGATGTTCAGCCTCGCACACCCAACGGACTGCCGAACTCATCGAATCCGCGAAACGAAGTCGTACCGCCCCGACCCGACACGCACCACGACCGCGCCAGCCTCGCGCCCAAGCATCTCGACACCCGGCGCATCGACGAGCGCTACACCTGA
- a CDS encoding c-type cytochrome produces MAQENLSTPTESVLTDHVYDGITEYDNPTPGWWHLIFFGTIVFSLLYFPIYHFSPFVLSPQQAIAERSQREMQKRFGSLASIPLDNDKMLMLMTDEKWLDAGKAIYSTRCALCHGVSGEGLVGPNMTDDYYKNVRTLTDFVTVVTDGAANGLMPPQKSLLNAGQIEVVSAYVATMRGANIPGRQPEGDLIDSWPEVQRAKTPD; encoded by the coding sequence ATGGCTCAAGAGAACCTCTCAACGCCCACTGAAAGTGTCCTGACTGATCATGTCTATGACGGGATCACGGAATACGACAATCCGACCCCAGGTTGGTGGCATCTGATTTTTTTCGGCACGATCGTGTTCAGTTTGCTGTACTTTCCGATATATCACTTTTCGCCATTTGTTCTCTCGCCCCAGCAGGCCATTGCAGAGCGATCGCAACGGGAAATGCAGAAACGCTTCGGGTCGCTCGCGAGCATTCCCCTTGACAACGACAAAATGCTCATGCTCATGACCGATGAAAAGTGGCTCGACGCGGGCAAGGCGATCTACTCGACACGCTGTGCACTGTGCCACGGCGTGAGCGGCGAGGGACTCGTCGGTCCCAACATGACCGATGATTACTACAAGAACGTACGAACCTTGACTGATTTTGTTACAGTTGTCACCGACGGTGCTGCCAACGGCCTCATGCCGCCACAGAAGTCCTTGCTGAATGCCGGTCAGATCGAAGTCGTCAGCGCATATGTCGCAACCATGCGCGGAGCCAACATTCCCGGCAGGCAACCTGAGGGCGATTTGATTGACTCATGGCCTGAAGTACAACGCGCCAAGACACCTGATTGA
- the ccoN gene encoding cytochrome-c oxidase, cbb3-type subunit I, translated as MTTDSPIEPLPIDSASTHAPIGPIEQFVYDDAIVRKFALATVIWGVVAMLVGVVIALQLAFPALNLGLSFTSFGRLRPLHTNAAIFAFAGNAIFAAIYYSTQRLCKARMFSDTLSSLHFWGWQAIILAAAVTLPLGFTQGKEYAELEWPIDIAIAVVWVGFFGVNFFGTLIRRREKHMYVALWFYIATIVTVAMLHVFNSLAIPAGLFKSYSVYAGVQDALVQWWYGHNAVAFFLTTPFLGLMYYFLPKAAERPVFSYRLSIIHFWSLVFIYIWAGPHHLHYTALAAWASTLGMLFSVMLWMPSWGGMINGLLTLRGAWHKVTKDPVLKFFVVGITFYGMATFEGPLLSVKSVNALSHYTDWTIAHVHAGALGWNGFMTFGMIYWLLPRLFQTELWSKSLANMHFWIGTIGILLYILSMYGAGVAQGLMWRAFDAQGNLAFPDFVETVVVLMPLYWIRALGGLMFLGGTVLLLINFIMTWANRPKSYVEVVHSAPALVRHRGNDQYPASESRLHANTNLGHAGDKFLQARWHRKLEGRPIKFMVWVLIAVALGGIVEAVPMFLIRANVPSIATVEPYSPLELAGRDIYIAEGCYNCHSQMIRPIFAEVKRYGEYSKAGEFVYDHPFQWGSRRIGPDLAREGQSNPNALWHYQHFLDPRQVNDRSVMPAYPWLFTDQLNYEQIQSRVRTMAMLGVPYGQAVLEGRAAELARAQAAEIAQEIEDAGGPPAADIRDQAVIALIAYMKRLGTDIYKPLPESGGMNNAD; from the coding sequence ATGACCACTGACTCACCTATTGAGCCGTTGCCGATCGATTCCGCTTCCACTCACGCCCCAATCGGCCCGATCGAACAGTTCGTCTACGACGACGCGATCGTGAGAAAGTTTGCTTTGGCAACAGTCATCTGGGGAGTCGTCGCCATGCTTGTGGGCGTGGTGATCGCGCTCCAGTTGGCATTCCCGGCATTGAACCTGGGGTTGTCCTTCACATCGTTCGGACGTCTGAGGCCCTTGCACACGAATGCCGCCATATTTGCGTTTGCAGGCAACGCAATCTTCGCCGCGATTTACTACTCGACACAACGTCTGTGCAAGGCGCGCATGTTCAGCGACACATTGAGCAGTCTGCACTTCTGGGGCTGGCAGGCCATTATCCTGGCAGCTGCGGTGACGCTTCCGCTCGGGTTTACGCAAGGCAAGGAGTACGCCGAGCTCGAGTGGCCGATCGACATCGCGATTGCGGTGGTCTGGGTGGGGTTCTTTGGTGTGAACTTTTTCGGCACGCTGATCCGCCGCCGCGAGAAGCACATGTACGTCGCGCTGTGGTTCTACATCGCCACGATCGTCACGGTTGCGATGCTGCATGTGTTCAACAGTCTTGCGATCCCCGCCGGTCTCTTCAAGAGTTACTCTGTCTACGCGGGGGTCCAGGATGCTCTGGTTCAGTGGTGGTACGGGCACAACGCGGTTGCCTTTTTCCTGACGACTCCATTTCTTGGTCTGATGTACTACTTTCTCCCGAAGGCTGCCGAGAGACCGGTCTTCAGTTACCGCCTGTCGATCATCCACTTCTGGTCGCTGGTCTTCATTTATATCTGGGCAGGCCCGCACCATCTGCACTACACCGCACTGGCAGCTTGGGCGAGCACGCTGGGCATGCTGTTCAGTGTCATGCTCTGGATGCCATCGTGGGGCGGGATGATCAATGGTCTGCTGACGCTGCGCGGAGCATGGCACAAGGTCACGAAAGACCCGGTCCTCAAGTTCTTCGTCGTAGGGATCACGTTCTACGGCATGGCGACGTTTGAAGGACCGCTTCTGAGTGTGAAGTCCGTCAATGCGTTGAGCCATTACACCGACTGGACCATCGCCCATGTGCATGCCGGCGCGCTTGGGTGGAATGGATTCATGACATTCGGCATGATTTACTGGCTCCTGCCAAGGCTGTTCCAGACCGAACTCTGGAGCAAAAGCCTCGCCAACATGCACTTCTGGATCGGAACCATCGGCATCCTGTTGTACATACTCTCGATGTACGGCGCAGGCGTCGCACAGGGCCTGATGTGGCGGGCGTTCGACGCGCAAGGCAATCTCGCCTTTCCGGACTTCGTCGAAACGGTGGTCGTGCTCATGCCGCTGTACTGGATTCGCGCGCTCGGTGGCCTGATGTTCCTGGGCGGAACTGTTCTCCTGCTGATCAACTTCATCATGACCTGGGCGAACCGGCCTAAGTCGTACGTCGAGGTGGTACACTCGGCGCCAGCGCTCGTGCGCCATCGAGGCAACGATCAATATCCCGCGTCCGAATCGCGTCTGCACGCGAATACCAACCTTGGTCACGCTGGGGACAAGTTTCTACAGGCACGATGGCACCGCAAACTCGAAGGAAGGCCGATCAAGTTCATGGTGTGGGTGTTGATTGCTGTGGCGCTTGGCGGCATCGTCGAGGCTGTGCCGATGTTTCTGATTCGCGCCAATGTGCCGAGCATTGCCACGGTCGAGCCGTACTCCCCGCTCGAACTGGCGGGGCGAGACATCTATATAGCCGAGGGATGCTACAACTGTCACTCGCAGATGATCAGGCCGATCTTTGCAGAAGTAAAACGCTACGGTGAATACTCGAAGGCGGGCGAGTTTGTTTATGACCATCCGTTCCAATGGGGCAGCCGTCGCATTGGGCCGGACCTTGCACGCGAGGGTCAAAGCAATCCCAACGCACTTTGGCATTACCAGCACTTCCTTGATCCACGTCAGGTCAACGACCGTTCTGTCATGCCGGCCTATCCGTGGCTCTTCACAGATCAGTTGAACTATGAGCAGATTCAGTCGCGAGTACGGACCATGGCCATGCTTGGTGTTCCATACGGTCAGGCTGTGCTCGAGGGTCGCGCCGCCGAACTCGCACGGGCGCAGGCGGCAGAGATCGCCCAGGAAATCGAAGACGCTGGAGGCCCCCCAGCTGCGGATATTCGCGATCAAGCCGTCATCGCGCTCATTGCCTACATGAAGCGGCTTGGCACAGACATCTACAAGCCTCTGCCTGAAAGTGGAGGGATGAACAATGCTGACTGA
- a CDS encoding Rrf2 family transcriptional regulator: MLSQAAGYAATALGYIETMGGKPVLVKDIAHACQIPAPYLSKIIHTLGRHGIVITQRGVGGGVVLARPASEISLLRLCEALGDHAVVPRCMLGTAECSEERACPAHDFWRAQRGRMVEFLANTFVSDIAAFQSRNEQG; encoded by the coding sequence ATGCTGAGCCAAGCCGCCGGATATGCCGCGACAGCGCTGGGGTACATTGAGACCATGGGTGGAAAGCCTGTCCTTGTGAAGGACATTGCCCATGCGTGCCAGATTCCCGCTCCGTATCTCTCCAAAATCATCCACACTCTGGGCCGTCATGGGATTGTCATTACGCAGCGCGGCGTAGGAGGCGGAGTTGTCCTTGCCCGCCCCGCGAGCGAGATCTCGCTGTTGCGTCTTTGCGAAGCGCTGGGCGATCACGCTGTCGTACCACGGTGCATGCTTGGCACAGCCGAATGTTCGGAAGAACGCGCATGTCCCGCCCACGACTTCTGGCGCGCTCAGCGGGGACGCATGGTGGAGTTTCTCGCAAACACCTTTGTTTCCGACATCGCCGCGTTCCAGTCGCGCAATGAGCAAGGCTGA
- a CDS encoding sulfite exporter TauE/SafE family protein, with translation MTEVFALIMAVFLASLLGSLHCAGMCGPFLLFATSTHDQVSKRGHVSIHAAYHAGRLVTYSLLGVVAGALGQALEFGGTMLGVQRAAAILAGTLMIAFGALTLARVLNKPVGSLRPPKILQRIIQAGHRFAFDLEPAQRALVVGLLTTLLPCGWLYAFAITAAGTASPFWGLVTMAIFWVGTLPVMVSLGASLRFLSGPFRKHVPLVASLVIVVVGVATIFGRLQLPVMTRESLARSIPTALHKSARAIESEDQRDPWHERGAAEP, from the coding sequence GTGACTGAAGTGTTCGCACTCATCATGGCAGTCTTTCTCGCGAGTCTGCTCGGTAGCCTGCACTGCGCCGGAATGTGCGGCCCGTTTCTGTTGTTTGCCACTTCAACACACGATCAGGTCTCCAAACGTGGACACGTTTCAATCCATGCTGCGTACCATGCGGGTCGACTCGTGACCTATTCGCTGCTCGGAGTCGTCGCGGGGGCGCTCGGTCAGGCGCTGGAATTCGGCGGCACAATGCTCGGCGTGCAGCGGGCAGCGGCAATACTGGCTGGCACGCTGATGATTGCGTTTGGCGCGCTCACGCTCGCCCGTGTTCTCAACAAACCAGTCGGATCGCTTCGCCCGCCAAAGATTCTCCAACGAATCATACAAGCGGGTCATCGCTTCGCATTCGATCTTGAGCCCGCCCAACGCGCACTTGTGGTCGGTCTGCTGACCACGCTCCTTCCATGTGGGTGGCTCTATGCCTTTGCAATCACCGCAGCGGGCACGGCGAGTCCCTTTTGGGGCCTGGTCACGATGGCTATTTTCTGGGTCGGGACCCTGCCCGTGATGGTTTCGCTCGGCGCGTCGTTGCGATTTCTTTCGGGACCGTTTCGCAAGCATGTGCCCCTTGTCGCGTCACTGGTCATCGTCGTGGTCGGAGTCGCAACGATCTTTGGCCGCCTTCAACTCCCGGTGATGACGCGCGAATCCCTTGCTCGCTCTATTCCAACTGCGTTGCATAAGTCGGCACGAGCGATCGAATCCGAAGATCAGCGTGACCCATGGCATGAACGCGGAGCTGCTGAACCATGA
- a CDS encoding heavy metal translocating P-type ATPase → MSTAAIRSIPDRQMSSRVLCAHCGLTVSPSLVREGLEHQFCCHGCETVFSTIQSCGLADYYRLRDTTTDVRVRSDVADHAFAEFDDSAFHAVYVRTIGDSRRIELLLENVHCAACVWLVERLPHIVPGVLDARLNLRRKELEVCWQPDAVHLSRIASTLNRLGYQPHPARGVNARESQRREQRRMLSRIAIAGFCAGNVMLLAFALYGGQVDAIEPRFEQVFRVLSMLIACVSLAWPGSVFYRGAIASLRARVPHLDLPIAIALSFGGLWGIVNTVRGTGEIFFDSLTVLVFLLLVGRFIQMRQQAVAADHVELLFAHTPSNAHLVEVDRTRTVPIQALRIGDLIEVRANESIAVDGEIVEGRSDIDTSLMTGESRAIAAEAGTMVTAGTINLTSPIRVRALATGDGTRIARLMRLVADAAERRAPIVTLANRIAIVFTIVVLFLATLTFAIWSSQGLDGAVEHAIALLIVTCPCALGLATPMAMTAAIGRAARHGIMIKGGDALERLSRPSCLILDKTGTITEGSLQVVDWIGNASIRPHVAAIERTSSHPVARALADVSPPADTMMISNIKHTPGAGIAAEIDGSLFLIGSPSYVLNHCLHSNTTLEAAADSAARRGQTPIAIARDGTLQAVAVLADRVRDDSASTIRELASRGWSLSMLSGDDEHVTQYVASLVGIDHQHAIGSVSPEEKLRHIQEFTRPVVMVGDGVNDAAALAAADVGIAVHGGAEASLEAADVYLARPGLGPILAAIDLASCTRRTILICMGVSLTYNFIAASIAMAGHLTALLAAILMPISSLTVVAIASRAGARVTRTLDIDPPLSRSTP, encoded by the coding sequence ATGAGCACTGCTGCGATCCGATCCATTCCTGATCGTCAAATGTCATCGCGAGTCCTATGCGCACACTGCGGGCTGACCGTGTCGCCCTCGCTTGTGCGAGAAGGTCTCGAGCATCAGTTCTGCTGCCACGGGTGCGAGACGGTCTTTTCGACGATTCAATCGTGCGGCCTGGCCGATTACTATCGCTTGCGCGATACCACGACGGACGTCCGAGTGCGTTCGGACGTTGCGGATCATGCCTTTGCTGAGTTTGACGATTCCGCCTTCCACGCGGTCTATGTGCGCACGATCGGAGATTCGCGACGCATCGAGTTGCTCCTCGAAAACGTCCATTGTGCTGCGTGCGTCTGGCTTGTCGAGCGATTACCGCACATTGTCCCCGGAGTTCTCGATGCTCGGCTGAATCTGCGACGCAAAGAGCTTGAAGTCTGCTGGCAACCCGATGCGGTGCATCTCTCACGCATTGCCTCCACGCTCAATCGTCTTGGCTATCAACCTCACCCCGCGCGAGGCGTCAACGCGCGAGAATCGCAACGACGCGAACAACGCCGCATGCTCTCGCGCATCGCCATCGCAGGCTTCTGCGCAGGCAATGTCATGCTGCTCGCATTCGCGCTGTATGGCGGACAGGTCGACGCCATTGAACCTCGCTTCGAACAGGTCTTTCGAGTCTTGAGCATGCTCATCGCCTGTGTATCTCTCGCCTGGCCTGGAAGCGTGTTTTACCGCGGCGCGATTGCCTCGCTCAGGGCGCGCGTTCCTCACCTCGACCTGCCCATCGCCATCGCGCTGTCATTCGGTGGCTTGTGGGGGATTGTCAATACCGTGCGTGGCACGGGCGAGATCTTCTTCGATTCACTCACGGTCCTTGTTTTTCTGCTTCTCGTCGGGCGATTTATACAGATGCGTCAGCAGGCCGTCGCTGCCGATCATGTTGAGTTGCTGTTCGCGCATACACCCTCGAATGCCCATCTCGTCGAGGTCGATCGCACACGCACGGTTCCGATACAGGCCCTGCGCATTGGTGACCTGATCGAAGTGCGCGCGAACGAATCCATCGCCGTTGACGGCGAGATCGTTGAAGGACGATCCGACATCGACACTTCGCTCATGACCGGTGAATCGCGAGCCATCGCGGCCGAGGCAGGGACCATGGTCACCGCAGGAACGATCAACCTCACCTCCCCGATTCGTGTGCGTGCGCTGGCAACAGGCGATGGAACTCGCATCGCGCGCCTCATGAGACTTGTCGCAGACGCAGCCGAACGCAGGGCACCGATTGTCACACTTGCCAATCGCATCGCGATAGTCTTCACGATCGTCGTGCTCTTCCTCGCAACCCTGACATTCGCGATCTGGTCTTCGCAAGGTCTGGACGGTGCGGTTGAACATGCCATCGCGCTGCTCATCGTGACCTGCCCATGCGCTCTAGGGCTCGCAACCCCGATGGCCATGACAGCCGCGATCGGTCGTGCCGCCCGCCACGGCATCATGATCAAAGGCGGCGATGCGCTCGAGCGACTCTCCCGCCCCAGTTGCCTCATCCTCGATAAAACCGGCACCATCACCGAAGGATCGCTCCAGGTTGTAGATTGGATCGGCAATGCATCGATCAGGCCGCACGTTGCCGCGATCGAGCGAACTTCGTCTCATCCCGTTGCGCGCGCGCTGGCTGATGTTTCACCGCCCGCAGACACCATGATGATCTCGAACATCAAGCACACACCCGGTGCTGGCATCGCGGCCGAAATCGATGGCTCGCTTTTTCTCATTGGCTCTCCGTCGTATGTTCTGAACCATTGCCTGCATTCCAATACGACACTCGAGGCCGCTGCCGACAGCGCTGCGCGTCGCGGCCAGACCCCCATTGCCATCGCACGCGACGGCACCTTGCAGGCCGTCGCCGTGCTTGCCGACCGGGTGCGCGATGATTCGGCTTCGACCATCCGCGAACTTGCCTCTCGCGGCTGGAGCCTGTCGATGCTCTCCGGGGACGATGAGCACGTCACGCAGTATGTCGCCTCCCTTGTCGGCATTGACCACCAGCACGCCATCGGCAGCGTCTCCCCCGAAGAAAAACTCCGTCACATTCAGGAGTTCACACGCCCCGTAGTCATGGTCGGGGACGGTGTAAATGATGCGGCTGCACTCGCAGCTGCCGATGTTGGCATCGCCGTGCATGGTGGCGCTGAAGCAAGCCTCGAAGCCGCAGATGTCTACCTCGCGCGCCCCGGGCTCGGCCCCATCCTCGCCGCGATTGACCTCGCCTCATGCACACGTCGCACAATCCTCATCTGCATGGGCGTATCGCTGACGTACAACTTCATCGCGGCCTCGATTGCCATGGCCGGACATCTCACCGCCTTACTCGCTGCAATCCTGATGCCGATCAGTTCACTCACAGTCGTGGCCATCGCATCACGCGCTGGCGCACGCGTCACGCGCACGCTCGACATCGACCCCCCACTCTCGCGGAGCACCCCATGA
- a CDS encoding FixH family protein, which translates to MTESIAPVRPSRGLIWPALVVLLLGGQATMLTLVVLVATRDPSHSVEPNYYEKGLAWDWTRATFRDPISDGIKLSISIMPPSKLLGPESVSMTLMNADGEPVVPSVIEGFMFHHARASERVPLIMTSATSGTFASEVPLQREGIWEVQLSFVFNQQQYTTSTTVEYSRATRD; encoded by the coding sequence ATGACCGAATCGATCGCTCCCGTACGTCCCTCTCGCGGTCTTATCTGGCCCGCACTCGTCGTGTTGCTCCTCGGCGGACAGGCCACAATGCTCACGCTCGTGGTGCTCGTTGCGACACGCGATCCTTCGCACTCTGTCGAGCCGAACTACTACGAGAAAGGGCTCGCATGGGATTGGACACGCGCTACCTTTCGTGATCCGATAAGCGACGGGATCAAACTTTCAATCAGCATCATGCCGCCATCAAAGTTGCTTGGCCCGGAATCAGTCTCCATGACGCTGATGAATGCTGATGGAGAACCTGTGGTGCCATCGGTGATCGAAGGATTCATGTTCCACCACGCCCGCGCCAGCGAGCGAGTGCCTCTGATCATGACCAGTGCCACGAGCGGGACATTTGCCTCCGAAGTGCCGCTGCAGCGTGAGGGGATTTGGGAAGTTCAACTGAGCTTTGTTTTCAATCAGCAGCAATACACCACGTCGACCACCGTCGAATATTCAAGAGCTACTCGTGACTGA
- the ccoG gene encoding cytochrome c oxidase accessory protein CcoG: METLLQPEERVLSTLNQDGSRRWLKPRTSHGRFWHLRRVVAYSLIAIFTALPFISINDKPAILLDIIHREFTFFGKTLFATDTLLLSLFMMIVFVTIFMLTAIVGRVWCGWACPQTVYLEFVYRPIEKLLDRMTSKAKGMRVVLKALIYVTLSAILAHTFLSYFVGVANLRLWIFHSPLEHPIAFLVVVAVTGLMLFDFGFFREQLCIVACPYGRFQSVMLDRASLIVGYDRKRGEPRGKLKRRKPANDVSLKVLDQSLGDCIDCTLCVQTCPTGIDIRDGLQLECIHCAQCIDACDAVMDKIGKPRGLIRYSSQDGLESNTRRFIRPRIILYPMLLAVLLGAFILVLSSKDEADVGVVRHRGGALFSVLDDGSVVNQARIRITNRTRKSVTYSADVIDAPGVSLSSVPIEIEILPNVMESLQVRIIAEPSFFTSSPRTIQVRVVGSDGFKTIRTFTLHGPIMKEARP; encoded by the coding sequence ATGGAGACACTGCTTCAGCCCGAGGAACGAGTTCTCTCGACGCTGAATCAGGATGGGTCGAGGCGATGGCTCAAGCCCAGAACTTCGCATGGTCGGTTCTGGCACTTGCGCCGCGTTGTCGCCTACTCCCTGATTGCCATATTCACTGCCTTGCCATTCATCTCGATCAACGACAAGCCCGCAATTCTGCTCGACATCATTCATCGCGAGTTCACGTTCTTCGGCAAGACCCTGTTCGCAACGGACACGCTGCTGCTCTCATTGTTCATGATGATCGTGTTCGTGACGATCTTCATGCTCACAGCGATCGTCGGGCGCGTCTGGTGTGGATGGGCGTGTCCGCAGACTGTGTACCTCGAGTTTGTCTATCGCCCGATCGAGAAACTCCTCGATCGGATGACCAGCAAGGCCAAGGGAATGCGAGTGGTACTCAAGGCCTTGATCTATGTGACACTCTCGGCGATTCTGGCTCATACTTTTCTGAGTTACTTCGTCGGCGTCGCCAATCTGCGACTCTGGATCTTCCACTCGCCACTCGAACATCCGATCGCGTTTCTTGTCGTCGTCGCTGTTACAGGCCTGATGCTCTTTGATTTCGGCTTTTTTCGCGAGCAGCTGTGCATTGTCGCCTGCCCCTACGGCCGATTTCAATCTGTCATGCTCGACCGGGCATCGCTTATCGTCGGCTACGACCGCAAACGCGGAGAGCCTCGCGGCAAACTGAAACGACGCAAGCCGGCAAACGATGTCTCGCTCAAAGTGCTCGATCAGTCGCTCGGCGACTGCATCGATTGTACGTTGTGCGTTCAGACCTGCCCAACAGGTATCGATATCCGCGATGGACTTCAGCTCGAGTGCATCCACTGCGCCCAGTGCATCGACGCTTGTGATGCGGTGATGGACAAAATCGGTAAGCCCCGGGGTCTCATTCGATACTCTTCGCAGGACGGTCTTGAATCCAACACTCGCCGATTCATTCGCCCACGCATCATCCTGTATCCGATGTTGCTGGCAGTCCTTCTCGGCGCATTCATACTTGTGCTTTCATCAAAGGACGAAGCCGATGTGGGCGTTGTGCGCCATCGTGGAGGTGCGCTGTTCAGCGTGCTTGATGATGGGTCCGTTGTCAATCAGGCTCGCATCCGCATTACCAACCGCACACGCAAGAGTGTGACATACTCCGCGGACGTGATCGATGCGCCAGGCGTTTCATTGAGTTCAGTCCCGATCGAAATCGAGATCCTTCCGAACGTGATGGAGTCGCTTCAGGTGCGCATCATCGCTGAGCCTTCATTCTTCACATCATCCCCACGAACAATTCAGGTTCGCGTCGTCGGATCAGACGGATTCAAAACGATCCGAACATTCACTCTGCACGGCCCGATCATGAAAGAGGCACGCCCATGA